From Zingiber officinale cultivar Zhangliang chromosome 5B, Zo_v1.1, whole genome shotgun sequence, the proteins below share one genomic window:
- the LOC121983841 gene encoding uncharacterized protein LOC121983841, protein MAARAFTSLLLALLLLLLAASASADGGRRGLHAYVPSRKRAVRGATGVDCRAMASRAECLGKSEWCRWCRSDALDDMCFVSAEAWRLPGQIFSCEAPSS, encoded by the coding sequence ATGGCTGCTCGCGCCTTCACTTCGCTGCTGCTTgctctcctccttctcctcctcgcggCCTCTGCCTCTGCCGATGGTGGCCGCCGCGGCCTCCACGCCTACGTGCCGTCCAGGAAGCGCGCGGTCCGCGGCGCGACTGGGGTGGACTGCCGCGCGATGGCGTCGAGGGCCGAGTGCCTCGGGAAGTCGGAGTGGTGCCGGTGGTGCCGCAGCGACGCCCTCGACGACATGTGCTTCGTATCCGCCGAGGCCTGGCGCCTCCCCGGCCAGATCTTCTCCTGCGAGGCCCCCAGTTCCTGA
- the LOC121983840 gene encoding protein CONTINUOUS VASCULAR RING 1-like: MVDDKSASLMASRDRDRELLITVAERPVESEDDHDGKASSSAAAASSSSASADVPSSSRKAFYKVIRSWASKKFITGCVILFPIAITFYITWWFIHFVDGFFSPIYAQLGINIFGLGFVTSITFIFLVGLFMSSWLGASVLSLGEWFIKRMPFIRHIYNASKQISSAVSPDQNKQAFKEVVIIRHPRVGEHAFGFITSTVLLQTYNGEEELYCVYVPTNHLYIGDVFLVNSKDVIRPNLSVSEGIEIVVSGGMSMPQILTTLDESSVP; the protein is encoded by the exons ATGGTCGACGACAAGTCGGCGAGCTTGATGGCGAGCAGAGACAGAGATCGCGAGCTTCTCATCACCGTTGCCGAGCGACCAGTGGAATCCGAAGACGATCACGATGGCAAGGCTTCCTCGTCCGCCGCTGCCGCCTCTTCCTCCTCGGCCTCCGCCGACGTCCCTAGCTCAAGTAGAAAG GCATTTTATAAAGTAATCCGAAGTTGGGCCTCAAAGAAGTTCATTACTGGATG TGTCATCCTGTTTCCTATTGCAATCACCTTCTACATCACCTGGTGGTTTATTCATTTTGTTGATGGCTTTTTTTCACCAATCTATGCTCAACTCGGGATTAACATATTCG GGCTTGGTTTTGTGACTTCAATAACATTCATCTTCCTTGTTGGACTATTCATGTCATCATGGTTGGGGGCATCTGTCCTCAGCTTGGGAGAGTGGTTTATCAAGCGCATGCCATTCATTCGACATATTTATAATGCCTCAAAGCAAATTAGTTCTGCTGTATCACCtg ACCAGAATAAGCAAGCCTTTAAGGAAGTGGTCATTATTAGGCATCCTCGAGTTGGTGAACATGCCTTTGGATTTATCACTTCAACGGTTCTTCTTCAG ACTTACAATGGCGAAGAGGAATTGTATTGTGTCTATGTTCCAACAAACCATTTGTACATCGGTGACGTTTTTCTAGTCAATTCGAAAGATGTCATACGACCAAATCTCTCAGTGAGCGAAGGAATTG AGATTGTGGTATCTGGTGGCATGTCAATGCCGCAAATACTCACGACACTTGATGAAAGCTCGGTACCCTGA
- the LOC121983839 gene encoding nuclear pore complex protein NUP85-like, with amino-acid sequence MPGRLSDPGADTIVPISLESRQPVVLSLRHGVSAPVFRVYISWSRGSLLHVACLRPPSLEPDGAGDDEEEGGKVVEVRLGTGDGGISEAQMRRIAYGSVPPFVELQSWKNSLASLSMMSSSSFRTEKWQYILEYSRKVNELLKTHQIPPDNVIEDPRIIVKLLKETSSLRAAWELMEIFFIDKQSLSWLPERLVDWLEEYDSLVTRTDLTVYSKLVAMQKKLVDFKVIEDNPDYWEAVSSALAVGWLDTVAKLLRLHGSYQLDQLDDRETENGLVEAVAVLILTMPRLCPDLSSEKIGQCYDTKPDFIKAWEKWRGQVSKLERSAYWVQCSHHQTREGLQKLLKILLGNISNLTSATCHWMELLISHLLYTRPFIMGLEGLNNLAQKCQQLKPTAEYNGLMSLLMGILQESPEAVLAECSRTYGPWMVAHGTELLAAGSDYADIQLHEERYNLGSISIEELHWLVYAQVLSSHPLTWQIASTYLAQCPKQGLGLLEFLLYKQPLQHHQGIFKNLDLSRSYDLDNISASIMKIAGMHHWKHGRKGFGIYWLQLARDEVRLNRIAQQLFEFIGRSLSDDSFQQWEGLIELLGTRVGSSGGLEFLHKYRDLKRLLKQVEDGRAVNAARLAAESLVQLMKSPSTPQQFWLPLLYDSVSLLNWKAQPLLRVSETNLLLNKLQDLSMAKMCPGFVDSNLPSHALSSVRLALAKNLGRAILEEC; translated from the exons ATGCCCGGGCGGCTGTCGGATCCGGGAGCAGACACAATAGTGCCGATATCGCTGGAGTCCCGACAGCCGGTTGTGCTGTCCCTACGTCACGGTGTTTCCGCCCCGGTATTCCGCGTCTACATTTCTTGGTCCCGTGGCAGTCTTCTCCATGTAGCCTGTCTCCGCCCGCCTTCTCTGGAACCTGACGGCGCTGGAGACGATGAGGAGGAAGGTGGGAAAGTGGTGGAGGTGAGGCTGGGAACGGGCGATGGCGGAATCAGTGAGGCTCAGATGCGAAGGATCGCGTATGGTTCCGTCCCTCCCTTTGTGGAGCTCCAGAGCTGGAAGAATTCGCTCGCTTCTCTGTCCATGATGTCATCCTCTTCGTTCCGCACGGAAAA GTGGCAGTATATTTTAGAGTACAGTAGAAAAGTAAATGAGCTTCTCAAAACTCATCAGATTCCTCCCGACAATGTGATCGAGGATCCAAGGATAATTGTGAAG CTTCTTAAGGAGACCTCCAGTTTGAGAGCTGCTTGGGAActgatggagatattttttattGATAAACAATCACTATCATGGCTTCCAGAGCGCCTTGTGGATTGGTTAGAG GAGTATGATAGCCTTGTGACCAGGACTGACCTCACAGTTTATTCAAAGCTAGTGGCTATGCAAAAGAAACTTGTTGATTTCAAG GTTATTGAAGATAACCCTGATTATTGGGAAGCAGTGTCATCAGCCCTTGCAGTTGGTTGGCTTGATACTGTG GCAAAATTACTGAGACTGCATGGCTCTTACCAATTGGATCAGCTTGATGACCGTGAG ACTGAAAATGGGTTAGTAGAGGCTGTTGCTGTTCTCATCTTAACAATGCCACGCTTGTGCCCTGACTTATCTTCTGAAAAGATAGGTCAATGCTATGATACTAAACCAGATTTTATCAAG GCTTGGGAAAAATGGCGCGGCCAGGTCAGTAAACTAGAACGGAGTGCATATTGGGTGCAGTGTAGCCATCATCAAACTCGGGAAGGCCTCCAGAAGTTGTTAAAGATTTTGCTGGGCAACATAAGCAATCTTACATCTGCAACTTGTCACTGGATGGAGCTTCTTATCTCTCATTTACTTTATACAAGACCATTCATAATG GGTTTAGAAGGGCTGAACAACTTGGCTCAAAAATGTCAGCAGTTGAAGCCTACTGCTGAGTATAATGGTCTTATGAGTCTTCTGATGGGTATCCTTCAAGAGAGCCCCGAG GCTGTGTTAGCAGAATGCTCCAGAACATATGGTCCTTG GATGGTTGCCCATGGAACAGAGTTGTTGGCAGCTGGCAGTGATTATGCTGACATACAATTGCATGAAGAGAGATACAACCTGGGAAGTATCAGCATTGAGGAACTCCATTGGCTTGTATATGCCCAAGTCCTTTCGTCTCATCCCTTGACTTGGCAA ATTGCATCCACATATCTAGCACAATGCCCAAAGCAAGGATTAGGGCTGTTAGAGTTTTTATTGTATAAGCAGCCTCTTCAGCACCATCAagggatttttaaa AATCTTGATCTGAGTCGTTCCTATGATCTTGATAACATCAGTGCGAGTATTATGAAG ATTGCTGGTATGCACCATTGGAAGCATGGGAGGAAAGGATTTGGAATTTACTGGCTTCAACTAGCCCGTGATGAAGTTCGTCTCAACAGAATTGCTCAACAGCTTTTTGAATTCATTGGGAGGTCACTGTCTGATGATAGCTTCCAG CAATGGGAGGGATTAATCGAACTGCTAGGCACACGAGTAGGAAGTTCAGGAGGGCTGGAGTTTCTTCATAA ATATCGGGACTTGAAGAGATTACTTAAGCAGGTGGAAGATGGAAGAGCAGTGAATGCTGCTCGGCTTGCTGCTGAATCACTTGTACAG CTGATGAAAAGTCCATCCACTCCACAACAATTCTGGCTTCCCCTTTTGTACGATTCG GTTAGCCTGTTAAACTGGAAGGCCCAACCACTGTTAAGGGTCTCAGAAACGAATCTGTTGCTGAATAAGTTGCAAGATCTCTCCATGGCAAAGATGTGCCCTGGTTTTGTCGATTCCAACTTGCCGTCTCATGCTCTTAGTTCTGTCAGATTAGCCCTGGCCAAGAATCTCGGGCGTGCTATTCTTGAAGAATGCTGA
- the LOC121983842 gene encoding uncharacterized protein LOC121983842, producing MSGMDERILEHERLQMEQIRQLDMEELRVEEVDGNSSDDDDDPRLISGGGGASSLGGFTYNTCLASLHSYLGEVDSTHARLSFLDGGTVLNLPMFYTEGVVLFPEATIPLRVLERRFIASVERALTQSNAPCTIGVVRVHVHPEDGKLVFASTGTTAEIRQYRRLDNGSLNVVARGQQRFRLRRQWIDDDGAACGEVQIVEEDAPLRTPNVAFAQVASISNFHRSSFTCVTPSRISPAKHQGFDGVENSWDCGSYGSITSDHSTDMKLLVSTSDSGDSLGLYDRFDEPSSDEEFMHGQDRKMKKSLSKILGGLAKSRKFGSEHSPEKISDDCEKWETNLVVNKSKWQSPAPLSFLPFWIYQMYDSYSLAHRAADLWGKVIGKPSLDEYARKPDVLSFYIASKLPMSEATRQELLEIDGISYRLQREIELLNGFNLIRCKICQTLIAKRSDMLVMSSDGPLNAYVNPHGYIHETITVYNASGLAIRGPPVKEHSWFPGYAWSIANCGSCSSNIGWQFTATKKNLLPKSFWGIRSASVVDDTPRGDKRK from the exons ATGAGTGGAATGGACGAGCGGATCCTCGAGCACGAGAGGCTCCAAATGGAACAGATAAGGCAGCTCGATATGGAGGAGCTCCGGGTCGAGGAGGTCGATGGCAACTCCTCCGATGACGACGATGACCCCCGCTTAATCAG TGGTGGTGGAGGCGCTAGTTCGCTTGGTGGATTCACCTACAATACATGTTTGGCTTCATTGCATTCATATCTTGGCG AGGTTGACAGTACTCATGCTCGACTATCATTTTTGGATGGTGGCACAGTCTTGAACCTTCCAATGTTCTATACTGAAG GAGTTGTTTTGTTTCCTGAAGCAACAATTCCTCTTAGAGTCCTTGAACGGCGATTTATAGCTTCTGTGGAAAGGGCTCTTACACAATCTAATGCACCATGCACAATAGGTGTG GTTAGAGTTCATGTGCATCCAGAAGATGGGAAACTTGTCTTTGCTTCAACTGGCACTACAGCCGAG ATAAGACAATACCGCAGATTAGACAATGGTTCATTGAATGTAGTTGCTCGTGGTCAACAACGTTTTCGGTTGAGGCGACAATGGATAGATGATGATGGAGCA GCATGTGGAGAGGTCCAAATTGTTGAGGAAGATGCTCCTCTTAGAACACCAAATGTAGCATTTGCCCAAGTAGCTTCAATTAGTAACTTTCATAGAAGCAGTTTTACATGTGTTACACCTTCACGTATCTCTCCTGCCAAACACCAAGGATTTGATGGGGTAGAAAACAGCTGGGACTGTGGATCTTATGGAAGCATCACTAGTGATCATTCAACTGACATGAAATTATTGGTTTCTACAAGTGATTCTGGTGATTCTTTAGGTCTTTATGACAGATTTGATGAACCATCGAGTGATGAGGAGTTCATGCATGGGCAAGATAGAAAGATGAAGAAATCCCTTTCAAAAATATTGGGTGGACTAGCCAAATCTCGGAAATTTGGATCTGAGCATTCTCCAGAAAAGATATCTGATGATTGTGAAAAATGGGAAACAAACTTGGTAGTCAACAAATCAAAATGGCAATCTCCTGCCCCATTATCCTTTCTACCTTTCTGGATTTACCAAATGTACGACTCATATTCTCTTGCTCATAGAGCGGCAG ATCTTTGGGGAAAGGTAATTGGGAAACCAAGCTTGGATgagtatgcaagaaaaccagatGTTCTGTCATTTTATATTGCCAGCAAACTTCCCATGTCAGAAGCTACAAGGCAGGAGCTGCTAGAGATTGATGGAATTTCCTATAGGTTACAAAGAGAAATCGAATTACTTAATGGGTTTAACCTTATACGTTGCAAGATATGTCAG ACATTAATTGCCAAGCGGAGTGACATGTTGGTAATGTCCAGTGATGGTCCTCTCAATGCTTATGTGAATCCACATGGATATATTCATGAAACCATAACTGTTTATAATGCCAGTGGACTTGCAATCCGTGGTCCACCTGTAAAAGAGCACAGCTGGTTTCCAGG GTATGCTTGGTCCATCGCAAACTGTGGTTCTTGCTCTTCAAATATTGGCTGGCAATTTACTGCTACAAAAAAGAATCTACTTCCGAAGTCATTTTGGGGAATCCGTAGCGCATCAGTTGTAGACGACACACCTAGAGGTGATAAAAGAAAGTGA